One Algibacter sp. L3A6 genomic region harbors:
- a CDS encoding amidophosphoribosyltransferase: protein MSDALKHECGIAVIRLLKPLEFYKEKYGSAFYGVNKMYLMMEKQHNRGQDGAGLASIKLDTKPGERYISRVRSIAQQPIQDIFAQINDRVNKEFKEHPEYMDDVAAQKKNIPYIGEVLLGHVRYGTFGKNSVESVHPFLRQNNWMHRNLIMAGNFNMTNVKELFSNLIELGQHPKEYTDTITIMEKIGHFLDDAVSKIYRDLKKEGYNKQQASPLIAERLKVGKILKRAAKNWDGGYAMAGLIGHGDAFVLRDPAGIRPAYYYQDDEIVVVASERPVIQTVFNVNFEDVKELEPGQAIITKKSGEVRLKQILPPLERKSCSFERIYFSRGSDAEIYQERKMLGRLLMPKVLKAIDNDTKNTVFSFIPNTAETSFFGMIETVEDFINKKKTEAILTGQRSISAEEVTEILSERARVEKIAIKDVKLRTFITEDSSRDDLVAHVYDVTYGVIKPTDNLVIIDDSIVRGTTLKKSILKMLDRLNPKKIIVVSSAPQIRYPDCYGIDMANLESLVAFQAALALLKENNQYHIIDDVYKKCIEQTELKDKHVQNFVKEVYDPFTDEQISDKISELLSDETIKTEVKVIFQSVDSLHKACPEHLGDWYFTGNYPTNGGNRVVNRAFINFYEGNNERAY, encoded by the coding sequence ATGAGTGATGCCCTAAAACACGAATGTGGAATAGCAGTTATTAGACTATTAAAACCGTTAGAATTTTATAAAGAAAAATACGGTAGCGCATTTTATGGCGTAAACAAAATGTATTTAATGATGGAGAAGCAGCACAATCGTGGTCAAGACGGTGCTGGTCTTGCAAGTATTAAATTAGATACAAAACCTGGAGAACGTTACATTAGTAGAGTGCGTTCTATAGCACAACAACCTATTCAGGATATTTTTGCACAAATTAACGACCGCGTTAATAAAGAGTTCAAAGAGCATCCAGAATACATGGATGATGTGGCTGCGCAAAAAAAGAACATTCCATACATTGGAGAAGTGTTACTTGGGCACGTACGTTATGGAACTTTTGGAAAAAATAGTGTAGAGAGTGTACACCCATTTTTAAGACAAAATAACTGGATGCACCGTAATCTTATTATGGCTGGAAACTTTAACATGACAAATGTTAAAGAATTATTTTCAAACTTAATAGAGCTAGGTCAACATCCAAAAGAGTACACAGATACCATTACTATAATGGAAAAAATTGGTCATTTCCTTGACGATGCGGTTAGTAAAATATACCGTGATTTAAAGAAAGAAGGCTATAACAAACAACAAGCTTCTCCATTAATAGCCGAACGTTTAAAAGTTGGCAAAATTTTAAAACGTGCTGCAAAAAATTGGGATGGTGGTTATGCTATGGCCGGATTAATAGGTCATGGTGATGCTTTTGTTTTACGTGATCCTGCAGGAATTAGACCAGCTTACTATTATCAAGATGATGAAATTGTAGTGGTTGCTTCAGAACGTCCGGTAATTCAAACTGTTTTCAATGTAAATTTTGAAGATGTTAAGGAACTAGAACCAGGACAAGCTATTATCACTAAAAAATCTGGCGAAGTTAGATTGAAACAAATACTACCTCCATTAGAACGTAAATCTTGTTCTTTCGAGCGTATTTACTTTTCAAGAGGAAGTGATGCAGAAATTTATCAAGAGCGTAAAATGCTTGGTCGATTACTTATGCCAAAGGTTTTAAAAGCTATTGATAACGATACTAAAAATACAGTATTCTCTTTTATCCCAAATACAGCCGAAACTTCGTTTTTTGGTATGATTGAAACTGTAGAAGACTTTATCAATAAAAAGAAAACTGAAGCTATTTTAACCGGACAACGTTCAATATCTGCTGAAGAAGTTACCGAAATTTTATCGGAGCGCGCTCGTGTTGAAAAAATAGCTATTAAAGATGTTAAGCTAAGAACGTTTATCACAGAAGATAGTAGCCGTGATGATTTAGTTGCACACGTTTACGATGTTACTTACGGCGTTATTAAGCCTACCGATAACTTGGTAATTATTGATGATAGTATTGTAAGAGGTACTACATTGAAGAAAAGTATCTTAAAAATGCTTGATCGTTTAAATCCTAAAAAGATTATAGTTGTATCATCTGCACCGCAAATTCGCTATCCAGATTGTTATGGAATCGATATGGCAAACCTAGAAAGCTTAGTTGCTTTCCAAGCAGCTTTAGCGTTATTGAAAGAGAACAACCAGTATCATATTATTGATGATGTTTATAAAAAATGTATCGAGCAAACTGAATTAAAAGATAAACACGTACAAAACTTTGTGAAAGAAGTTTACGATCCGTTTACAGATGAGCAGATTTCAGATAAAATTTCAGAATTATTAAGTGATGAAACTATTAAAACTGAAGTTAAGGTTATTTTCCAATCGGTAGATTCCCTGCACAAAGCTTGTCCAGAACATTTAGGCGATTGGTACTTCACAGGAAACTACCCAACTAATGGTGGTAATCGTGTTGTAAATCGTGCCTTTATCAATTTTTATGAAGGTAATAATGAACGTGCATATTAA
- a CDS encoding viroplasmin family protein, producing MSKKKKFYTVWKGKKTGVFKKWNDCKAQITNFDGAQYKSFTTLEAAEAALQGNYFDYIGKSKGFKSELTAEQLRKIGQPNYNSISVDAASSGNPGIMEYRGVDTKTKKQIFIQGPFPEGTNNIGEFLALVHGLAILKNNNSDRILYTDSRTAMSWVRKKICNTKLERNTKNKPVFDLVDRAVDWLKNNSYKTVIVKWETKAWGEIPADFGRK from the coding sequence ATGTCGAAAAAAAAGAAATTTTACACCGTTTGGAAAGGTAAAAAGACCGGCGTTTTCAAAAAATGGAACGACTGCAAAGCTCAAATAACCAACTTTGATGGCGCTCAATACAAATCTTTCACAACCTTAGAAGCCGCGGAAGCTGCTTTGCAGGGTAATTATTTCGATTATATTGGAAAAAGCAAAGGCTTTAAAAGTGAATTAACAGCCGAACAACTCAGAAAAATAGGGCAACCTAATTATAATTCCATTTCGGTAGATGCTGCTTCTAGTGGAAACCCTGGTATTATGGAGTACAGAGGTGTAGACACAAAAACAAAAAAACAAATTTTTATTCAAGGTCCTTTTCCTGAAGGAACCAATAATATAGGCGAATTTCTAGCTCTAGTTCATGGCTTGGCTATTCTTAAAAATAACAATAGCGACCGTATACTATATACAGATTCACGAACCGCTATGAGTTGGGTTCGTAAAAAAATATGCAACACTAAATTAGAGCGTAATACAAAAAACAAACCCGTTTTCGATTTAGTAGATCGCGCCGTAGACTGGCTTAAAAACAACAGTTACAAAACCGTAATTGTAAAATGGGAAACTAAGGCCTGGGGAGAAATTCCAGCCGATTTTGGGCGTAAGTAA
- a CDS encoding PfkB family carbohydrate kinase — protein sequence MGKLVIVGTVAYDAIETPFGKTDKILGGAGTYIGLSASNFDVDSAIVSIVGGDFEQKYLDLLSSKNIDISGIEIVKEGKTFFWSGKYHNDMNSRDTLITELNTLEDFNPVVPENYKDAEVVMLGNLHPLVQSSVLDQMTVKPKLVVLDTMNFWMDIALEDLKNVIKRIDVITINDEEARQLTGEYSLVVAAKKIHEMGPKYVVIKKGEHGALLFHNEQMFYAPALPLAEVFDPTGAGDTFAGGFAGYLAKTGDVSFENMKNAVIYGSALASFCVEKFGTERMENLSHSEVQQRLMQFKHLTQFEIELT from the coding sequence ATGGGTAAATTAGTAATAGTTGGTACAGTAGCTTATGATGCTATTGAAACACCATTCGGTAAAACCGATAAAATTTTAGGTGGAGCAGGTACTTATATAGGTCTTTCTGCATCTAATTTCGATGTAGATTCTGCCATTGTTTCTATTGTTGGCGGCGATTTTGAACAAAAATATTTAGACTTACTTTCTAGCAAAAATATCGACATCTCAGGTATTGAAATCGTTAAAGAAGGTAAAACGTTTTTTTGGAGCGGAAAATATCATAATGATATGAATTCTCGCGATACCTTAATAACAGAGCTAAATACTTTAGAAGATTTCAACCCAGTTGTACCAGAAAATTATAAAGATGCCGAAGTGGTTATGTTAGGAAACTTACATCCACTCGTCCAATCTAGTGTTTTAGATCAAATGACGGTTAAACCGAAATTAGTAGTTTTAGATACTATGAATTTCTGGATGGATATCGCTTTAGAAGATTTAAAAAACGTTATAAAACGTATTGATGTGATTACCATAAATGATGAAGAAGCAAGACAATTAACCGGCGAATATTCGCTAGTTGTTGCTGCGAAAAAAATTCATGAAATGGGACCAAAATACGTGGTTATCAAAAAAGGAGAGCATGGCGCACTATTGTTCCATAACGAACAAATGTTTTACGCACCAGCTTTACCTCTAGCAGAAGTTTTTGACCCAACTGGAGCAGGAGACACCTTTGCAGGTGGTTTTGCTGGCTATTTAGCAAAAACAGGCGATGTATCTTTCGAGAACATGAAGAACGCCGTAATTTACGGTTCTGCTCTAGCATCCTTTTGTGTTGAGAAGTTTGGCACCGAGCGCATGGAGAATTTGTCGCACAGCGAAGTGCAACAACGACTGATGCAGTTTAAACACTTAACTCAATTTGAAATAGAATTAACATAA
- the fabF gene encoding beta-ketoacyl-ACP synthase II: MELKRVVVTGLGALTPIGNTKDEFWEGLISGKSGAAPITYYDAEKFKTKFACELKNFNATDFFDRKEARKMDRFAQYAMVAADEAIEDAKLNLDEVDKLRVGVIWGAGIGGLETFQNEVLNFAAGDGTPRFNPFFIPKMIADIAPGNISIKHGFMGPNYTTVSACASSANAMFDALNIIRLGHCDVVVTGGSEAAVTIAGMGGFNAMHALSTRNESPETASRPFDGTRDGFVLGEGAGALILEEYEHAKARGAKIYAEFVGGGLSSDAYHMTAPHPDGIGVVAVMKNCLQNAGLKPEDIDHINTHGTSTPLGDVAELKAISEIFGSHAKNININSTKSMTGHLLGAAGAIEAISVILAMENGVIPPTINHTTVDESIDPELNLTLNKAQKRDIKVGMSNTFGFGGHNACVVFKKLD; the protein is encoded by the coding sequence ATGGAATTAAAGCGAGTTGTAGTCACAGGATTAGGGGCTTTAACACCAATTGGCAATACCAAAGACGAATTTTGGGAAGGTTTAATTAGTGGTAAAAGTGGTGCTGCGCCTATAACATATTATGACGCCGAAAAGTTTAAAACGAAGTTCGCTTGCGAATTGAAAAACTTTAACGCAACAGATTTTTTTGATAGAAAGGAAGCTCGGAAAATGGACCGATTTGCACAATACGCTATGGTAGCTGCAGATGAAGCCATTGAAGATGCTAAATTGAATCTAGATGAAGTTGACAAATTAAGAGTAGGCGTTATATGGGGAGCAGGCATCGGTGGATTGGAAACCTTCCAGAACGAAGTATTAAACTTCGCTGCTGGAGATGGAACGCCACGTTTTAACCCTTTCTTTATTCCTAAAATGATTGCTGATATTGCACCAGGAAACATCTCTATAAAACATGGTTTTATGGGGCCAAACTATACAACGGTTTCGGCATGTGCATCTTCTGCTAACGCTATGTTTGATGCTTTAAACATTATTCGTTTAGGGCATTGTGATGTGGTTGTTACAGGCGGAAGTGAAGCAGCAGTTACTATTGCAGGTATGGGCGGGTTTAACGCTATGCACGCACTATCGACTAGAAATGAAAGTCCAGAAACAGCTTCACGTCCATTTGATGGAACGCGTGATGGTTTTGTTTTGGGAGAAGGTGCTGGCGCACTGATTCTAGAAGAATATGAGCATGCAAAAGCTAGAGGCGCAAAAATTTATGCGGAATTTGTTGGAGGAGGTTTGTCTTCTGATGCTTACCACATGACGGCGCCACATCCTGATGGTATTGGTGTTGTAGCGGTTATGAAAAATTGCTTGCAAAATGCAGGACTTAAACCGGAAGATATAGACCATATTAATACTCATGGTACATCTACGCCTTTAGGTGATGTTGCAGAATTAAAAGCAATTTCGGAGATCTTTGGAAGTCACGCTAAAAACATAAATATTAATTCAACAAAATCTATGACTGGGCACTTATTAGGTGCAGCAGGTGCTATTGAAGCAATTTCGGTTATTTTGGCAATGGAAAACGGAGTTATACCTCCAACCATTAACCATACTACGGTAGACGAAAGTATAGATCCTGAATTAAATTTAACCTTAAACAAGGCACAAAAGCGGGACATAAAAGTAGGAATGAGTAATACATTTGGATTTGGCGGTCACAACGCCTGTGTAGTATTCAAAAAATTAGATTAA
- a CDS encoding phosphoribosylglycinamide formyltransferase: MKRIVIFASGSGTNAENLIKFFHNRENASVIQMLTNNPHAKVLERAKKLKVSALSFNKIAISETEDVLNILKASKPDLIVLAGYLWKFPDNILAAFPNKVINVHPALLPNYGGKGMYGMHVHNAVVNNKEKETGITIHYVNEHYDEGAVIFQAKCNVADTDTADDVAAKIHQLEMEHFPQVVNDILSK, translated from the coding sequence ATGAAACGAATTGTAATTTTTGCGTCCGGGAGTGGTACTAATGCTGAAAATCTAATTAAGTTTTTTCACAACAGAGAAAATGCTTCTGTTATTCAGATGTTAACTAACAATCCTCATGCCAAAGTTTTAGAGCGAGCAAAAAAACTAAAGGTTAGCGCACTTTCTTTCAATAAAATAGCAATATCCGAGACGGAAGACGTTCTAAACATATTAAAAGCCTCTAAACCCGACCTAATAGTGCTAGCAGGTTATCTCTGGAAATTTCCAGATAATATACTAGCCGCTTTCCCTAATAAAGTGATTAACGTTCACCCAGCTTTACTACCAAACTACGGAGGAAAAGGCATGTACGGTATGCACGTGCACAATGCTGTTGTTAATAATAAAGAGAAGGAAACAGGTATCACTATACATTATGTAAATGAACATTATGATGAAGGTGCTGTTATTTTTCAAGCAAAATGTAATGTAGCCGACACAGACACTGCCGATGATGTTGCTGCCAAAATACACCAATTAGAAATGGAGCACTTTCCGCAGGTTGTTAACGATATATTATCAAAATAA
- a CDS encoding acyl carrier protein, which produces MSDIASRVKAIIVDKLGVDENEVVTEASFTNDLGADSLDTVELIMEFEKEFDIQIPDDQAENIATVGQAISYIEAAK; this is translated from the coding sequence ATGTCAGACATTGCATCAAGAGTAAAAGCTATTATCGTTGATAAATTAGGAGTAGACGAAAATGAAGTTGTAACTGAAGCTAGCTTCACAAACGATTTAGGAGCGGACTCTTTAGACACTGTGGAATTAATAATGGAATTCGAAAAAGAATTCGATATTCAAATTCCAGATGATCAAGCTGAAAACATTGCAACAGTAGGTCAAGCTATATCATACATCGAAGCAGCAAAATAA
- the rnc gene encoding ribonuclease III has translation MKYIRDILNSRFKRSGNFFMEINQILGFKPKDIKYFRKAFTHRSMNIKDSEGNAINYERLEFLGDAMLSAVIASHLYLEVPSGDEGYLTKMRSKIVSREHLNELGKDLGLITLVESKIPKGQFGDNIHGNLFEALVGAIFLDRGYKYCEKFIYTRVILPYVDIATLEGKVISYKSLLIEWCQKEKKTFGYNVYEDTGNDDVRHFSVKLSIDDKVVAKARGTSKKKAEEKASKRAFFVFQSKISKSV, from the coding sequence ATGAAATACATTCGTGACATATTAAATTCCCGTTTTAAACGCAGCGGGAATTTTTTTATGGAAATAAACCAAATCCTTGGTTTTAAACCTAAGGATATAAAATATTTTAGAAAGGCTTTTACCCACCGTTCTATGAACATAAAGGATAGCGAAGGCAATGCTATTAATTATGAACGATTAGAATTTCTGGGGGACGCTATGCTAAGTGCTGTTATAGCATCTCATTTATATCTTGAAGTTCCAAGTGGAGATGAAGGATATTTAACTAAAATGCGCTCTAAAATTGTAAGTAGAGAGCATTTAAATGAATTGGGTAAAGATTTAGGTTTAATTACTTTAGTTGAAAGTAAAATACCAAAAGGCCAATTTGGAGATAATATTCATGGAAACTTATTTGAAGCTTTAGTAGGCGCTATTTTTTTGGATAGAGGTTATAAGTATTGTGAAAAGTTTATCTACACTCGAGTTATTCTTCCTTATGTAGATATTGCAACCTTAGAAGGAAAAGTAATAAGCTATAAAAGTTTACTGATAGAGTGGTGCCAAAAAGAAAAGAAAACTTTTGGGTATAATGTTTATGAAGATACAGGAAATGACGATGTTAGGCATTTTTCGGTAAAGCTATCTATAGACGATAAAGTTGTTGCTAAAGCACGAGGTACTTCAAAGAAAAAAGCAGAAGAGAAAGCTTCTAAACGTGCTTTTTTTGTGTTTCAGAGTAAAATTTCAAAATCAGTTTAG